Below is a window of Jonesiaceae bacterium BS-20 DNA.
GTACCGCGGCATTGACAAACAACTGGTTGATCAGTGGGACATACCGGTGTTTCGCTCGGGTGGTAAGCGCAAAGCCACAGACATCATGTTCGGAGCGTTTGCCTCAAGGCAAGGCGCCACGTACAACGTCATGAGCTTTCAATACCAGTACACCGTGTCAACCGAGGACAACAGCAACACGTTCTACCTGCACGTGGTTGCGGTGCAACTCCCAAGTGCAGTTCCGGGACTTGCACTGGTTCCGGAGGGGCCAAGCGCACGAGTACTACGAAGCTTCGGTGGCCAAGACATCACCTTTGAATCTGAAGCGTTCAACCGTGCGTGGCGGGTCACCGCGGATAGCTTACCCTTTGCTCACGCGGTGATTCATCCGCAGGTCATGGAACTGCTGTCAGTCGGTGGCCCAACAGCTGGCTGTTACTTCCTGCGTGGCAGCACCCTGATCTATTACGGGTTTGGACTGCAGACCGTGGCAAGAGTGGACCAACGACTCAGCCACGCGGTCGATCTGGTGGACCTGATCCCGGGATTTGTCTGGCAAGACTACGCGCTCTAAATCTGGGGTGGGGTAACGCAAGGGCACCTCTTACCCCGCCAATTACTCAAGGTGCAAAGTAAATCTGGGTAGGCTGGGCTAATGGCAACCGCACTTATTACTGGGGCATCGGCAGGACTTGGGCTTGAATTTGCGTGGCAATTAGCCGCTGCAAGGCATGACCTGGTCCTTGTAGCGCGCGATCGCACCCGGCTTGAAGACCTGGCCGAGCAGATCCGTTCCGTTGCGGGTGTGCGGGTAGAAGTGTTGCCGGCGGACCTATCCGTCGCAGACGACGTAGACAAAGTAGCAGAGCGCCTGCGGGCAACCGAACGTCCAGTTGGTCTGCTTGTCAATAACGCGGGATACGCGGTCAACCGGAGCTTTCTGAACTCCACGCCGCAAGCCCAAGACGATTCCCTGTCGGTGATGGTGCGCGCAGTCATGTTGCTGTCACACGCGGCGGCAAACCAGATGCGAACACGCGGACGCGGCGCGATCCTGAACGTGTCCTCTGTAGCGGCCTTGACCGCGGCGGGCACCTACTCCGCGCACAAGGCGTGGGTGCTGTCATTTACCGAGGGACTGGCCATGGACTTGGCTGGAACGGGAGTCACCGCGACGGCACTGTGTCCCGGATTTGTCCACACCGAGTTCCATGAACGAGCGGGGATTGACTACTCCTCATTCCCGGAGTTTGCGTGGCTGACCGCCCCGCAAGTAGTCTCCGCAGCGCTCGCAGATGTGCGCCGGGCAAAGGTAATCTCAACTCCGTCCCTGCGTTACCAGGCGGTCTCCGGGCTGTTGCGGGCAATGCCACGATGGGTTGTGCGCGGGGTGCAAGGGCAGCGGACGAATTCCCCTGCGAAACCTAGGGCAACGTCCACTAACAAACAGCCCTAAGTAACTTTGTCCAAGTGGACTGTGACAACGATCCTGAAAGTTGAGCCTTTGTTAACTGCCTCCCTGGTTATGATCTTCATGCTGCTTTTATTTGGTGGCTTCATTGCCTTGATCATCTTTATGGTTGGGCACGCCCGCAAGAAAGCCGAAGAGGCCCGCAGGCAGGCACAACTTTGGGCCTCTGCCCGCGGTTGGCAGCACTATGCACGGGATGATAACTTGCGGCACCGATGGCGGCTGCCGGTGTTCCAAGCCGGCTCGGGGCGTAGAACGCACAACGTCTTGACAGGCCCCACCAACTCCAAATCGGGTGTGGTGCGCCAAGCCCTAAGTTTTGAGTATGAGTACACGGTCTCCACGGGTAAAAGCAGCACTACTTACTACCACCATGTTGTTGCGGTGTTCTTGCCAAAGTACATTCCCACCTTGACTATCGCCCCCGAGGGGGTTGGGGCCAAACTGGCGAAAATGTTTGGTGGCCAGGACATCCAGTTCGAATCAGAAGAGTTCAACCGGAGGTGGCGGATCACGGGGAATAACCTCGCGTTCGCGCACGCGGTAGTGCACCCGCAAACCATGGAATACCTCATGCGGTACGCACCCCACAACGTGGCGTACTACCTGCTCGGTGACGCACTCCTGATCTACACGAGTGGTCGGCAAAATCTGGCCAATATTGACCAAATGGTCTGGCACATAACCGACCTCATCGACTTGGTCCCTGAATTTGTTTGGCACGACTATCAGCTGCGACCTTACAGATAGGCGCTGATCAACAGGCATGACTGCTCGCCCCATGGTGGGATGTGGCAGGATTCGAAGCGGTAACGGTACGCTTTCGACTAGCGTAACCGCCCTCAAGGTATCGATTGAAAGGACCCTTACATGTCAGGCGCTGCAATTTCCGGAGGCGTGATCTTCGGTATCTTGTTTGGAATTTTTGTTCTCATTTTGGCCCTGTGGGTCGTTGGTGTGTACAACGGGTTTGTAAAACTACGAAACCTGGTCCAAGAGTCCTGGCGTCAGATTGATGTTGAACTCCACCGCCGCCACGAGCTCATCCCCAATCTGGTCCAAACAGTTAAGGGATACGCAGCCCACGAGCAGGGCGTATATGAGGCCGTAACACAGGCCCGTGCCCAAGCCATTGGCGGACCAAAGGGACCGGCCGCACAGGCCGCAGCGGAAAACCAACTCAGCGGTGCACTGGGCCGGCTGTTTGCTGTCTCTGAGGGATACCCGGACCTGAAGGCATCGGTAAACTTCCTGCAGCTCCAAACGGAACTCACCAACACCGAAGATCGTATTGCCGCAGGCCGCCGTTTCTACAACGCCAACGTGCGCGAGCTCAACACCAAGGTTGAGAGCTTTCCGCAAAACGTAATCGCCGGGATGTTTAACTTCTCCAAGGCCGAGTACTTTGAAGTAACTGACCCGCGCGCGTTCCAAGCGCCAAACGTACAGTTCTAAAGCACTACCTTCTACCGGCACTCGAATT
It encodes the following:
- a CDS encoding SDR family oxidoreductase, which translates into the protein MATALITGASAGLGLEFAWQLAAARHDLVLVARDRTRLEDLAEQIRSVAGVRVEVLPADLSVADDVDKVAERLRATERPVGLLVNNAGYAVNRSFLNSTPQAQDDSLSVMVRAVMLLSHAAANQMRTRGRGAILNVSSVAALTAAGTYSAHKAWVLSFTEGLAMDLAGTGVTATALCPGFVHTEFHERAGIDYSSFPEFAWLTAPQVVSAALADVRRAKVISTPSLRYQAVSGLLRAMPRWVVRGVQGQRTNSPAKPRATSTNKQP
- a CDS encoding LemA family protein; this encodes MSGAAISGGVIFGILFGIFVLILALWVVGVYNGFVKLRNLVQESWRQIDVELHRRHELIPNLVQTVKGYAAHEQGVYEAVTQARAQAIGGPKGPAAQAAAENQLSGALGRLFAVSEGYPDLKASVNFLQLQTELTNTEDRIAAGRRFYNANVRELNTKVESFPQNVIAGMFNFSKAEYFEVTDPRAFQAPNVQF